From the Microplitis mediator isolate UGA2020A chromosome 6, iyMicMedi2.1, whole genome shotgun sequence genome, one window contains:
- the LOC130670042 gene encoding uncharacterized protein LOC130670042 codes for MVEHSRLKRQRGHILATITALKNAVDAAIADPEHRNIHFIQATLNTTVKAFEKFDAIQTELEEVAEDEIENRMSYVASFDLETSRARTLIQRLTPTPVNTDNAQRAVTSVTKPKAAVTLPTIPLPTFDGTVEKWSAFYNLFATLIDQEDLPPVKKLNYLRLSLTGKAASAIESLELTDDNYLVALNILKEKYESVRRVTRRHWSLLREYPKLQKDSAAAINQLVDTFHQHTRALENLKAPVSSWDIPLVDLILSKLNSTTIWHWELTLTDEKVPSYKNLLKFLEKRASCGDTSRSNETSSNPLPRKDNHQHKPFSQALHVTNNSNHHYNKFSNNKNVDPAITCPVCHEHHLLYTCEKFRNLSIDDRRKVIKDTNRCYNCFGKGHSIKSCTSKASCQICSKRHNTLLHFQRDDNLAQTWNVNYATTSNETRA; via the coding sequence atgGTTGAACACAGCCGACTTAAAAGACAACGCGGTCACATTCTAGCTACTATAACTGCCTTAAAAAATGCAGTTGATGCGGCAATAGCAGATCCAGAACATcgaaatattcattttatacaAGCTACTTTAAATACTACCGTAAAAGCCTTCGAAAAATTCGACGCAATTCAAACTGAATTGGAAGAGGTAGCCGAAGATGAGATTGAAAACCGTATGTCATATGTAGCCAGTTTTGATTTAGAAACATCTCGTGCGCGAACATTGATCCAAAGATTAACTCCAACTCCCGTGAATACAGATAATGCACAGAGAGCAGTAACGAGCGTAACCAAACCGAAAGCAGCGGTCACATTACCAACAATTCCATTACCGACTTTTGACGGAACTGTCGAAAAATGGTCagcattttataatttatttgcaaCATTGATTGACCAAGAAGATTTACCACCagtcaaaaaactaaattatttaaggtTGTCGCTTACTGGGAAGGCGGCAAGCGCGATTGAATCCTTAGAGCTTACAGATGACAACTATTTAGTcgcattaaatattttgaaagaaaaatatgaatCAGTCCGTCGGGTAACGCGTCGTCACTGGTCGTTGTTACGCGAATATCCAAAATTGCAAAAAGATTCAGCTGCCGCAATTAATCAATTGGTAGACACCTTCCACCAGCATACCAGAGcattagaaaatttgaaagcaCCAGTATCATCGTGGGATATTCCTTTagtagatttaattttatcaaaacttAATTCAACGACCATATGGCATTGGGAGCTCACTTTGACCGATGAAAAAGTTCCATCGtataaaaatctattaaaatttctagaaAAACGAGCTAGTTGTGGTGACACGTCTCGGTCTAATGAAACATCATCTAATCCACTACCTCGAAAAGATAACCATCAGCATAAACCATTTTCTCAAGCACTTCACGTTACAAACAATTCGAATCACCATTACAATAAGTTTTCGAACAATAAGAATGTCGACCCAGCTATTACCTGCCCTGTCTGCCACGAGCATCATTTGTTATATACCTGTGAAAAATTCCGAAATTTGTCCATAGATGACCGACGTAAAGTAATTAAGGATACTAATCGCTGTTACAATTGTTTTGGAAAAGGGCACAGTATCAAGTCTTGTACATCGAAAGCATCATGTCAAATATGTTCAAAACGTCATAATACGTTGCTACATTTTCAAAGAGATGATAATTTAGCCCAAACTTGGAATGTTAATTATGCAACTACGAGTAATGAAACACGAGCATGA
- the LOC130670040 gene encoding uncharacterized protein LOC130670040 encodes MHTNEATPGEEKQVSLVLNTVSNDIMVTAVLNVLDKDQQPIHCRALLDTCSTTNFMTQSMARLLKLKTSTCRVPVGALNTMTTYCNEITTATITSRVNKYKKTLTFLIIPMISQIVPDQPIHQETLKIPSNIKLADPLFYKPAPIDLLIGAGTTLSLLCIGQIKISLPAQQELFLQKTLLGWIIGGAAPSSKYVKPAACHVTNINDFDLNKFWEIEECPSSKRFTPEEEECEQHFQKHITRDPTGRYVVALPFNPRIPALGDSYHLALKRLINTEQKLKRNPSLKTQYHQVIQEYLDLNHMSLIHDQPTATTSYYLPHHAVIKETSMSTKVRVAFDGSANTTTGISLNDKLFTGPTIQSDLFSLLIRFRKHPIVLTGDIEKMYRQFLVRKEDRKFQRILWNHGNKTQSYELNTVTFGLRPAPYLAIRCLHQLAQDEGHSFPIAAKILTEDFYVDDLLTGAQTKLEAIQMRQEVSHILAKAGLIIRQWASNDSEVLKDIAKENINPHLQLGDTTLKTLGVCWESKTDSIMYTVNAITITNQTKITKRTILSEVAKIFDPLGLFAPVIIIAKILLQRLWSEKLDWDESLPLELHTEWKTYCSQLQLLNQISFPRTIMSSTIKNIQLHGFSDASEKAYGACVYLRVLDHQGKTRVQLLCAKSRVAPLKTITIPRLELCGAQLLATLITATVSAIKMTFDGIYCWTDSTIVLHWLNTSPQHLKTFVSNRVADIQNKTIIDKWHHVPTKDNPADLVSRGVLPADFLSMKIWRKGPLWLSEPQNKWPVTNLHFSKEIPEQRRFTCLLTTKREFTTFDKFSNLDRLMRSLAYCFRFVRGRQIKGPLTVKELREVEIRVIKAVQRQAFAEDLKILNKLDLSKHTNAQLSKLTPMLDDNGIMRVGGRLSFSNLPFDAKHPIILPKNNHVTNLFIRHTHRIHLHCGVQQTLYILRRKYWIIEGRSQVYKILNKCVQCCKARPPTTNYLMGNLPKPRVNPSRPFSQVGVDYCGPFILKEKKFRNRAQIKSYVAVFVCLAVKAVHLELITDLTSEGFLSALRRFVSRRGLCQDIYSDNGTNFVGANNILRELTDELSTAEAQEKIQGYLTTKGIQWHFIPPQAPHVGGLWEAAVKSFKRLLQHVAGHEMLFTYEQFNTLVIEIEAILNSRPLTPISSDSNDPLVLTPGHFLIGDSLTNLRGHDFTDIPTNRLSTWEHIQKVKQDFWKRWSLEYLNELTRRTKWDKPEPNITQGAVVLLRDDNSPPAQWVMGQVIECYPGDDGIIRTVKVKTSRNTFVRNIKKLAILPVCDDSNQS; translated from the coding sequence atgcacacCAATGAAGCAACACCAGGAGAAGAAAAACAAGTTAGTTTAGTATTAAATACTGTGTCGAACGACATAATGGTCACCGCTGTATTGAATGTCTTAGATAAAGACCAACAACCCATCCATTGTCGAGCCTTACTAGATACCTGTTCCACAACAAATTTTATGACTCAGAGTATGGCAagacttttaaaattgaaaacaagCACATGCCGTGTACCTGTTGGAGCACTGAATACCATGACCACCTATTGTAATGAAATAACCACAGCGACAATTACATCCcgagtaaataaatacaagAAAACACTTACCTTTCTAATTATACCAATGATTTCTCAGATAGTACCGGATCAACCTATTCATCAAGAAACATTGAAAATTCCATCTAACATTAAGTTAGCAGATCCTTTGTTTTATAAGCCCGCACCAATTGACCTGCTTATAGGTGCAGGTACTACTCTCTCTCTGCTATGTATAGGTCAAATCAAAATCTCTTTACCTGCACAGCAAGAATTATTCCTTCAGAAAACACTGCTTGGTTGGATTATAGGTGGAGCAGCGCCTTCAAGTAAATACGTCAAACCAGCAGCATGCCATGTTACAAATATCAATGATTTTGACCTAAATAAATTCTGGGAAATTGAAGAATGTCCAAGCTCCAAAAGATTTACTCCAGAGGAAGAGGAGTGTGAGCAGCATTTCCAAAAACATATTACAAGAGATCCAACTGGTCGCTACGTAGTAGCACTACCATTCAATCCACGTATTCCAGCATTAGGAGACTCATACCACTTAGCCCTCAAGAGATTGATAAACAccgaacaaaaattaaaaagaaatccAAGTTTAAAGACTCAATATCACCAAGTTATACAAgaatatttagatttaaatCATATGTCTCTAATTCATGATCAACCGACAGCCACCACCAGTTATTATCTTCCGCATCATGCTGTAATAAAGGAAACAAGCATGTCCACCAAGGTGAGAGTTGCATTTGATGGTTCAGCAAATACAACAACAGGTATATCATTAAACGATAAACTGTTCACTGGACCTACTATTCAATCGGACcttttttcacttttaattCGTTTTCGAAAGCATCCAATCGTTTTAACAGGtgacattgaaaaaatgtaCCGACAATTTTTAGTGCGGAAAGAAGACAGAAAATTTCAACGTATATTATGGAATCATGGTAATAAAACACAATCCTATGAATTGAATACAGTAACCTTTGGACTTAGACCCGCACCATACCTGGCTATCCGTTGTTTACATCAACTGGCCCAAGATGAAGGTCACTCGTTTCCCATAGCAGCCAAAATTCTGACGGAGGACTTTTATGTAGATGATCTACTCACTGGAGCCCAAACCAAATTAGAAGCGATTCAAATGCGACAAGAAGTCTCCCATATACTTGCCAAGGCTGGTTTAATTATTCGTCAATGGGCATCAAATGACAGTGAGGTATTAAAGGATATTGCCAAAGAAAACATTAACCCTCATTTACAGTTGGGCGACACAACATTAAAGACTTTGGGCGTCTGCTGGGAGTCAAAGACCGATAGCATAATGTATACAGTTAATGCTATTACCATTACAAACCAGACTAAAATCACAAAGAGAACTATTCTGTCTGAAGTagcgaaaatttttgatcctCTAGGACTATTTGCACCTGTTATTATCATAGCTAAAATTCTTCTACAGAGATTATGGTCCGAGAAACTCGATTGGGATGAATCTTTGCCACTGGAACTTCACACTGAATGGAAAACCTACTGCAGTCAACTGCAGTTATTGAACCAGATATCTTTTCCCCGGACGATTATGTcatcaacaataaaaaatatacagctACATGGATTTTCAGATGCAAGTGAAAAGGCATATGGTGCTTGCGTTTATTTGCGTGTACTTGACCATCAAGGTAAGACGCGAGTACAATTATTGTGTGCCAAATCAAGGGTTGCTCcattaaaaacaattaccATACCAAGATTAGAGTTGTGCGGTGCACAACTTCTAGCAACGTTAATTACAGCTACAGTTTCAGCCATTAAGATGACATTTGATGGAATTTATTGTTGGACTGATTCAACTATAGTTTTACATTGGCTCAATACATCACCTCAGCATTTAAAAACGTTTGTTTCCAACCGAGTGGCAGACATTCAAAACAAAACGATTATTGACAAATGGCACCATGTACCCACAAAAGATAATCCTGCAGATCTTGTGTCAAGAGGGGTTCTACCTGCTGACTTTCTTTCAATGAAAATTTGGAGAAAGGGACCTCTATGGTTAAGCGAGCCCCAGAATAAGTGGCCAGTCACTAATTTACATTTCAGTAAAGAAATACCTGAGCAACGGCGCTTCACTTGTCTGTTGACCACCAAAAGAGAATTTACAACATTTGACAAGTTTTCGAATCTTGACCGTCTGATGCGTTCGTTGGCTTATTGCTTCAGGTTTGTAAGAGGGCGTCAAATAAAAGGCCCATTAACAGTAAAAGAATTACGGGAAGTAGAGATTCGAGTAATTAAGGCAGTTCAACGTCAAGCTTTTGCCGAAGATCttaaaattcttaataaattGGACTTGTCAAAACATACAAATGCTCAACTTTCAAAATTAACCCCAATGTTGGATGATAATGGGATAATGAGAGTCGGTGGTCGTTTATCCTTCTCTAATTTACCCTTTGATGCAAAACATCCTATTATCTTACCGAAAAATAACCATGTCACCAATCTTTTTATTCGTCATACACACAGGATACATTTACACTGCGGAGTGCAACAAACATTGTACATTTTGCGGCGCAAATACTGGATTATTGAAGGTCGAAGCCAGGTATACAAAATCCTCAACAAATGTGTACAATGTTGTAAAGCCAGACCTCCTACTACTAATTATCTTATGGGTAATCTACCTAAGCCTCGAGTCAATCCCTCACGTCCGTTTAGCCAAGTTGGAGTAGATTACTGTGGGCCGTTTATCCTTAAGGAAAAGAAATTTCGCAATCGGGCACAAATCAAATCGTATGTTGCTGTATTTGTGTGTCTTGCAGTGAAAGCAGTCCACCTTGAATTAATTACTGATTTGACATCCGAAGGTTTCTTATCAGCATTGAGAAGATTTGTCTCACGACGTGGGTTGTGCCAAGATATATATAGTGACAATGGGACCAACTTTGTTGGtgcaaataatattttacgaGAATTGACCGATGAACTTTCCACGGCTGAGGctcaagaaaaaattcaagggTACCTTACTACCAAAGGCATTCAGTGGCATTTCATTCCACCACAGGCCCCTCACGTTGGAGGTTTATGGGAAGCTGcagtaaaaagttttaaaaggCTTCTACAACATGTGGCTGGACATGAAATGCTGTTCACATATGAACAATTTAACACTTTAGTAATTGAAATCGAAGCCATCTTAAATTCAAGACCACTAACTCCTATTTCCTCAGATTCAAACGATCCCTTAGTCCTTACCCCCggccattttttaattggTGATTCGCTGACCAACCTTCGAGGTCATGATTTTACAGATATTCCAACTAACCGCTTATCAACCTGGGAACATATTCAAAAGGTAAAACAAGATTTTTGGAAGCGGTGGAGCTTAGAATATCTTAATGAACTCACTCGTAGAACGAAGTGGGACAAACCTGAGCCTAATATTACTCAGGGAGCAGTCGTTCTCCTTCGAGATGATAATTCCCCACCAGCACAATGGGTGATGGGGCAAGTTATCGAATGTTATCCAGGTGATGATGGTATTATTCGTACAGTGAAAGTGAAAACCTCAAGAAATACTTTTGttcgaaatattaaaaaacttgcAATTTTACCTGTGTGCGATGATTCCAATCAGAgctaa